Proteins encoded by one window of Microcebus murinus isolate Inina chromosome 2, M.murinus_Inina_mat1.0, whole genome shotgun sequence:
- the SERPINC1 gene encoding antithrombin-III: protein MYSNGTGSAAAGRRKVCLLPLLLIGLWGCVTCQGIPVEDICTAKPRDIPVNPMCIYRSPEKKATEDEGSEQKIPEATNRRVWELSKANSRFATAFYQHLADSKNDNDNIFLSPLSISTAFAMTKLGACNDTLKQLMEVFKFDTISEKTSDQIHFFFAKLNCRLYRKANKSSKLVSANRLFGEKSLIFNETYQDISEVVYGAKLQPLNFKENAEQSRVTINEWVSNKTEGRITDVIPTGAIDELTLLVLVNTIYFKGLWKSKFSPENTREELFYKADGETCSASMMYQESKFRYRRVAEGTQVLELPFKGDDITMVLVLPKPEKSLAKVEQELTPEVLQEWLDELEEVMLVVHMPRFRIEDGFSLKEQLQDMGLVDLFSPEKSKLPGVVAEGRTDLYVSDAFHKAFLEVNEEGSEAAASSVVLIAGRSLNPNRVTFKANRPFLVFIREVPLNTIIFMGRVANPCVN, encoded by the exons ATGTACTCCAATGGGACAGGCTCGGCGGCTGCGGGGAGAAG GAAGGTCTGTCTTCTCCCCTTGCTGCTCATTGGCCTCTGGGGCTGTGTGACCTGTCAAGGGATCCCTGTGGAGGACATCTGCACAGCCAAGCCCCGGGACATTCCCGTGAATCCCATGTGCATTTACCGCTCCCCAGAGAAGAAGGCAACTGAGGATGAGGGCTCAGAGCAGAAGATCCCCGAGGCCACCAACCGGCGGGTCTGGGAATTATCCAAGGCCAATTCCCGCTTTGCCACCGCCTTCTATCAGCATCTGGCAGACTCCAAGAATGACAACGACAACATTTTCCTGTCACCCCTGAGTATCTCCACGGCTTTTGCTATGACCAAGCTGGGTGCCTGTAACGACACCCTCAAGCAGCTGATGGAG GTATTTAAATTTGATACCATATCTGAGAAAACATCTGATCAGATCCACTTCTTCTTTGCCAAACTGAACTGCCGACTCTATAGAAAAGCCAACAAATCCTCCAAGTTGGTATCAGCAAACCGCCTTTTTGGAGAAAAATCCCTTATCTTCAACGAGACCTACCAGGACATCAGTGAGGTGGTGTATGGAGCCAAGCTCCAGCCCCTGAACTTCAAG GAAAATGCAGAGCAGTCCAGAGTGACCATCAACGAATGGGTGTCCAACAAGACCGAAGGCCGCATCACTGACGTCATTCCCACAGGAGCCATCGACGAGCTCACTCTTCTGGTGCTGGTTAATACCATTTACTTCAAG GGCCTGTGGAAGTCAAAGTTCAGCCCTGAGAATACAAGGGAGGAGCTGTTCTACAAGGCTGATGGAGAGACGTGCTCGGCGTCTATGATGTACCAGGAAAGCAAGTTCCGCTACAGGCGTGTGGCTGAAGGCACCCAGGTGCTTGAGTTGCCCTTCAAAGGCGATGACATCACCATGGTGCTTGTCCTGCCCAAGCCTGAGAAGAGCCTGGCCAAGGTGGAGCAGGAGCTCACCCCAGAGGTGCTGCAGGAGTGGCTGGATGAGTTGGAGGAGGTGATGCTGGTGGTGCACATGCCCCGCTTCCGCATCGAGGATGGCTTCAGTTTGAAGGAGCAGCTGCAAGACATGGGCCTCGTCGATCTGTTCAGCCCTGAAAAGTCCAAACTCCCAG GTGTTGTTGCAGAAGGCCGGACCGACCTCTATGTCTCAGATGCATTCCATAAAGCGTTTCTTGAG GTAAATGAGGAAGGCAGTGAAGCAGCAGCGAGTAGTGTCGTCTTGATTGCTGGCCGCTCCCTGAACCCCAACAGAGTGACCTTCAAGGCCAATAGGCCCTTCCTGGTTTTTATAAGGGAAGTTCCCCTGAACACTATTATCTTCATGGGCAGAGTCGCCAACCCTTGTGTTAACTAA